The Haladaptatus paucihalophilus DX253 nucleotide sequence TAGCCGTCGCCGTCCTCGATACGGAGGGGTACACCGCAGACCTCTGGAAACGGTGTGACGACCTCCACGAGCGCGGGGTTCCGATGGTCGTTCTCACGCCCGAGACGTCGCCGCGCCTCCGGCGCGAAGCCATCAGCCGCGGGGTTCGATCCATCCTCGAAAAGCCGGTCGATACCGCCGACCTGCGCGCGACGATTCGCGGCATGCTCAGTGCGGAGTAAGTTTCAACCATGGTTTCATTCACGGAACTGACGGTTTTCGTCCCCGAGAGACAACGCATTTAACGCTCTCGTGGTATCCTTCGGTCGATGCGAATCGAGAACAGTTTCATTCCCGTCCGCGGGGTGGGCGAGAAGACGGAACGGAAACTGTGGCGAAACGGCGTCACACACTGGGACGAGTTCGACCCGTCGTACGTCGGGGACGCCACCGGCGACCGAATCGAGTCGTTCATCGCCACC carries:
- a CDS encoding DNA-binding transcriptional response regulator translates to MTASSSVLVLSKNERNLSLLADLVSEEGCEATTVTSVAEFDTVLRDEASIAVAVLDTEGYTADLWKRCDDLHERGVPMVVLTPETSPRLRREAISRGVRSILEKPVDTADLRATIRGMLSAE